In Chlorocebus sabaeus isolate Y175 chromosome 2, mChlSab1.0.hap1, whole genome shotgun sequence, the genomic stretch ggaaggaaaatgtaaaaagcacCTGCAGGTAGCATACTGTCTGGCTTTGAATGATCAGATGTGAATATGTTTCTTGGGATTTGAGGGAGGTCGGACAAGGAGTAGATGTGGAAGTGCAGAGTGAGTTGGGGAAAGAAGCCTGGCAAGAAGTTGTAATGATTCAGGAAAGAGAATAGAACTGTCTCCTTCCCTATGGGTAGAGGTAgacattttaggaaaaaagagagagagaaaaaatggataaaattttGTTATGATCCCCTAAAACTTGTTATGTAAGATATGTGTTTACTGATAGGAGATTTTGAAAATCAGTATTGCTTTATATTTGGGCACATGATTTCATTGAGACAGTTCTTTGGCAGAGCAGATTAAAACGATGCTCCTGAAATGAAAGTAGAGTCTCCAAAATAATTGGCTcattttaagcaaaatattatGCTTATAACTTATGTGAAATATAAATTGATGGTcaacagtgactggcacataatAGCTGTTCAAATATTTGTTGGCTAAGTCAGGGAGTGAATGGTATGCTTTGGCAATTACTGACAGTGTATAAAGGTCTCAGAGAAGCAGAAGACATCCACAGTTCAGAAGCATCTTCTTGAAACCCATCTCAATTCTCTCCTCTTGACAACATGTGTTGCAACTACTATGGCAACTCCTGTGGCTATGGCTCCGGCTATGGCTGTGGCTATGGCTCTGGTTATGGCTGCGGCTATGGCTCCGGCTATGACTGTGGCTATGGAACTGGCTATGGCTGTGGGTATGGCTGTCGGTTTGGCTCCCGTTATGGCTGTGGTTATGGAACTGGCTATGGCTGTGGATACAGCTCTGGCTCTGGCTACTGTGGCTACCAGCCATTTTGCTTTAGAAGATGCTATTCTTCCTGCTAAAACATCACCGGCAGATGACCATTTGCTTCTAAAATGACACGTCTAAAGATAATGCTGATTCAAGGATTCATACTCCAAGATTTCTATATCCAAGAATTATATGCTTGACAGAGTTTTGGGCTTCTAGCCTCACATTTCTTTGAATGAAATCACGGCCATAGGATCCATGGTGTCATCTGACTGTTTTCCAAATGTTATCTTTTTCTCCCTTAATCTCTGATTCTCTGTTGTGACTGCATTAATGATCATAACATCCACAGTTGGGGAAGTCAATCTTTTGCAATAAAAATggttctttatttctaaaaatctttGTGTACTTGCTTGTGAATTACTCCTTTCTTGGGGTGTTTTGGTATCTCTTGAAAATTGGGCTAACAGTATGTTGGCTGAACCTTAGGTATTTCCTTGATACACTGCAATTATTTCCTCTTATACTTGCATCATAAATAATGTTTTCTCTACCTGCTTCTCATATCCCACATGCTCAGGTTCTCACATGCCCAAGCACAAATCACAGATTATTTCAGAACTGTGCTTTGGAAATGGCACTGAGTGTCTAGAATGGAGCtggagggggaaagggagggaaagtgACACCTATTCAGGATGTTATGACAAGAGTCTCAGGGAGGAGATATAGCCTGAGTGCTTAAAGAAGtaatgtaatctcagcactttgggaggccgaggtgagtggatcacctgaggtcaggagttcgagaccagcctggtcaacattgtgaaaccctgtcaccactaaaaatacaaatattagctgggcttggtggcgcatgcctgtaataccagctactcaggaggtggagatgggagaattccttgaaccctcaggaggcagaggttgcagtgagccgagattgcgccactgcactccagtttgggtgatacagtgagactccatctcaaaaaaaaaaaaaaaaaaaaaaaaaaaaaaaaaaaaaaagtaaaaaaaaagtaatgcaatAGAAGAGATCACTTCCAGGATTGTTGAAAATTTTGAGTCAGGCTCAAGTGTTAGGCATGAGGAATAAAAACCTGAAAAAGGGTAAGTTAGAAGAAAAAGTATACTATCAAATTTATCTACATCTGACAAAAGCACAAATATATTTGTTTGCTTATAAGGAGGTTGAGAAATGTGATttaattcacttaacaaataGTTTTGCATAGACACCATCCTAGACACGgaagacacagaagaaaaattattataagCAAATGTCCTGCTCTCAGAGTGTTTATAGTCTAACagatgaagattttaaaaagcaaaaataggctgggtgcagtggctcacgcctgttaatcccTGCACctgggtaggctgaggtgggcggatcacttgagtgcaggagttcgagaccagcctggccaagatggcgaaaccctgtctccactaagaacacaaaaattagccaggcatggtgatgggtgcctgtaatcccagctactcgggaggctgaggcacgagaatcgcttgaacatgggagacagaagttgcagtgagctaagatcgcatcattgtactgcagcctaggcaacgagagcaaaactccgagaaaaaaaaaaagaggtaataaaaaaagcaaaaatgaattatGATAAATTCAGACAGATAATTGCTATAGAGAGAATAAAGCAGCTTAATGGAGAGGAGATTAATGTTTGAAGTACTGGAGAGACAGCTCAGGGAAATATTTTGAGATTGTGACATTTGAGCTCATAATACAACAATTTCAGCAGCAAAGAAAGACTAAAAAGGACCGCAGTAAGTACCAAGGGAGAGTGCAGTTCATTAAGTTTTGGATGTGATGAAGGTGATGACACAGTTTTCAGTTAGAAAAGAGCAAGGTCTAGTATCTTAATAGAGTTCTTTTTAGATTGGGGTGGTCATAAAAATGAGATTAAAGGGTTTGTTCTAGTTACCTGGCTGACTTTCTGATGTGGAGTGTTTACTGCTTCTTGGATTCTGATTTTAGTGTCCTTTCCTCCAGTTCCAGACCATCCAAACTCTGTCATTTAAATCTTACAACAGAGAGTCTTCTGGATTCAGTAGAAACTTCTTATAATCAGCAGTAATAACAGTGTCCCTGTTTCATCCACACAACAGGGACCATTACACCAAGTCTGGCTCTCTGAGGTCCCTGGAGCTGGGTTACCCCACAAAATGTCTGGCTCTGAGAGATAGCCCTACAATCAATATCAGCCCAGGAGGAAGGCTATGTCCAGGATGGAATCTGTCCAACTGATGGACAATTGGGGTTTCTTCCAAGAGCAGGATACCTTTCACATCTGGAGTATTTGTGAGTCAGATCTGCAGACAAACTGTGCTTTCTGGAACTCTGAGGTTATTATAGTATTGCAAGCAGTGGATAACACTTAACATATCTTCAAAACCTGAAATATTGTGGCTATCTCAGTTTAAGAAAATTTTGAGACATTCAGCTTGTGTGAAATGAGAAAATGGTGATAATGGTAACAGAGACAGAGATGATAAAATTAGAGAagattcgtgtgtgtgtgtgtgtgtgtgtgtgtgtgtacactcgTGTAAGTGTGGCCTGTTTGGTGGAGGTTGGGAAAAATGGATATGTGAATTCACATGTGTAATCACATtatggagggaaggaaaaactaTTTATATTTCACAATACTTTCTGTGGTTGGAAAATGATTTAAGCTTCAAAGCTCCTTTATAAAGAAACACAAAAGTCCTTTTTTTGGAATATGTTATTACATATTGTAGAGGCTGTAAATTGTAAAATCTAAATTGCAAAAGTtgttctttaagttatttaacaaacattaagATTCATGTTTCAGCTATGTAATGTGATTGGTGTGGAGACAGAGAGATAAAACACATAGTCCCTTCTAAGAATTAAAAATCTTCAGCGGGACACAATATACTAAATCATACATAGCAGATATGCTTGCAGGTATGATGGCATTACCAAGAAGAGCTCAAGGGGGAAACTTAAATCCGAATGTAGAAAGAGAAGGCTCGACAACGGTCAGAAATTGCTTCCAAAGAATGATAGGAAGAGAGCCATAAAAGATGAGGTAGATTTGGTCAGTTACAAGAGACGGAAAATGGAATTCAAGGCCAAGAAattcaaggaaagaagaaaataagctgTCAGTTTATTGAAAGACTAGGAGGCTCCACTGTGAAATTTTAATCAGTATCCACTTCCATAAAAGAATTATCACGTCTCTTGAGTGAGCTGCACTGTCTCATATGGTGCTACTAGCCAGCTGTTGAGCGCTCAAAATATATAGTTCAAAATGAAATGcactgtaagtgtaaaatacacagtAGATATCAAAGacttaatagaaaaaaagaatgaaagtatcaaatacatttaaattatttattatatattaaatgataatattttgaaacagggtgAATACAATATGGTGTAAAATTaattcacctgtttctttttatctttttaaaatgtggacatTGGAAAATCTAAATTTTTCAATGTGTTTCATGGTATATTTCTATTGTAGAGTGTTGTCTTAGAGGGCCAATCATAACAAACTGGCCAGGTAAGGACACTGGCTAGAAAGAGAAGTCATGTTAGGCCACTAGCAAAGATTAGGAAGTCTAACCATGTTATCCAGGTATAAGCAGTAGGTCAGCCTGAGGCAATAGGACCAGTGTTGCCAGTGCTGCAGACTTCAGGGGAGGAGCAAAGTCCCTGTATACACAAATTTTCCATCTGGGATAGTTTATTCAGTAAATCTGTGCCTTagtttgttttgtgctgctacaacagaatacccgaaactgggtaatttataataaacagaaacttATTAGCTCATAGTTCTGGTGGCTGGAAAATCCAGTATCAAAGTGGTGAGGGTCTTCCTGCTGCATcaaaacatggcagaaggcatcacatggtgaaagaccAAGAGATggcaagagagagagcgagacGGGGTGAACCCATTCCCGCAATAACAGACTTGCTCTTGTGATAATGGTTTTAGTCCAtttatgagggtggagccttcaaGATCTAAACACCTCATAATGGTCTTACCTCCCAATACCTTCCCAATGGCAATTAAGTTgcaacatgagttttgaaggggGCAAACAGTGAAACCACAGCAATGGGATTGATCAATGTCCCACCTGTTTAGATACAAAGGTATAAATACCTACCTCACACTATGTTGCATAAGAAATTCCACACTAATTAAAGTTCTGCACATGAAAGTTAAATTATGAAAGTACTAGAAGCTGGTATAGAGTTTTAGGAATTTTGGCTAGGATTGTAAagatcacaaagaaagaaaatccagacGGTAGAGGTGTAGGACAAAGGTTGCAAAATATTGGCAATTTTAGTCAAATGAAGTGcatattttccatttgaaaacctaaaggaaaaaataatttatgggtCCTTCCTGAGCTTTAATATTCTTGCAGGGGTTAAATCGATTTGATTCTACCACTAAACAGCTGAGAGTCCTTGGGCAAGTGACAACTACCTGTGGCTTCTGTTTTCACATCTGTGATGtgtgtaaaaacaaaaaccagaggtACATGGAAGTTGCTTTACATcaataatcatcagagaaatgcaaatcaaaatcacagtgagctATCACCTCATACCTGGTGTGATGGGTATTATAAAAAAGATAAGAGATAACAAACGTCAGCGAGGAAGTGCCATAAAAAACATTTGTGCACTGTTTTTGATGGGAATATCAATTCATatggccattatggaaaacaatatggaggttcctcgaaaaatgaaaattagaccTACCACATGATTTAGCCCTACTTCTGGGTTTATATgtgaaggatacaaaatcagtagctCAAAGAGATATATGCATTCCCTTGTTTGTTGCAgcgctatttacaatagccaagacacgGAAACAACCTAACTGTTCACTAACgggtgaaggaaaaaataaattgtggtgtatatttgtaatggaatattataaaaaagaaagaaatcctgccgTTTGCAACAGCATAGATAAACATGGAAGACATTATACCAAGTGACAAGTCAGccagagaaagacaaatgctgaGTAATCTTACtgatatgtggaatctaaaaaagtagaACTCAAAAACAGAGTGgaatagtggttgccaagggGTCAGGGAGGTGGAAGAAATGGGAAGATGTTAGTTTAAGAGTGCAAATCTTCAGTTACAAgaagaataagttctggagatacAGTTTACCTCATGGTAACTAACTATAGTTAGCAATACcacattgtatacttgaaatttgctgaaaGGGTAGATCGTAattgttctcaccacaaaacaaaacaaaaatgctattTATGTGATTATTGTGTTAACTTACTTGATTGTATCAATCGTTTCTCAGTaaatatgtatatcaaatcatcatgttGTATAACTTAAGCTCATATGATTGTCTTTGTccattatgcctcaataaagcaggaaaataacaaaaacacaacTTCTTACTTTACATTGTTTTCATAAGAATCAAACAaagtaataaatgtaaatgtgacTCAAAAATTATAACAGGATGTCTACtttggaaaatgtctattcatgttctttgtccacttttttcatgaaattatttgtgtttttttttttggtggttgttgttaaagtgtttgagtttcttgtacattctgaatattagcccctgtcagatgcatagtttgcaaatattttctcccattcttcaggttgtctgttcactttgttaattatttcttttgctgtgcagaagctttttagtttaattaagtcccattcatctatttttgtttttgttgcatacTTTTGAAATATTAGTCATGGATTATTTGCCTTGACCAATGTTCAGAAGAGTTTCCCCTAGGTTTTCTTgcagtatttttattgtttcaggtcttacattgcAGTCTTTATTACATCTCGAGTTGGTTTTTGTGTATAGTGAGAGatggggtccaatttcattcatctgcatatagcaatccaattttcccagcatcgtttattgaagagagtgtcctttccccaatgtattttCTTGTTGACTTAGTCAAAGAACAGCTGGCTATAAAtatatggctttatttctaggttctctcttctttttcaatgaactgtatatctatatttataccactaccatactgttttggttactatattcttgtatatatattttttacacatATACAATACTATACATATAATGTTGTGTATACAATAagttttgataaatgaattcggTAACATTTTTTGGTAAAGTTGttaggtttttctttatttaagatcatatcatcagcaaatagACATACTCAACATTGCTaaccatcacagaaatgcaaattaaaaccacagagatatcatcttataccactcagaatggctgttattgaaatgacaaaaaataacagacattggtgaggatgtagagaaaactataaagggaaatataaataataatacttattatTGTTATCTTTCTGATATAACATcctctaaattaaaataaaaacatttacagCTGGAAGAAATCTCATAGGCTTTCATTTAAGTTAGTGAGTGCCCCTAGTTTGTTAGATTcacagaaaataaagacaaagttaTTGACCATAAATAACTCAGAATCATCTGAGGGAATCAGATAAATAAAGTAAGAGTATGCCAGTATAACATATTGAGGACCATAATAGAATTGAGCAAATAGATCCCTAGAAGAATGGTGGAGTGATGCTTAACACTTACTGTGAATGTCCAGGAATGCTTTCATAGGAGATATAGCCTAAGCTGTGCTTTGAAGGATCATCAGGATTTTGGCAGGTAAAAATTGGAAGTCagtagcaaagacacggaatcaacttAAATTTCCACCAATGGTAGGCTGgacaaagaaaacatggtatatatacaccatggaatactatgcagtcataaaaaagaacaaaatcatgtcctttgcagaaacatggatggagctgaggctatcatccttagcagtaaactaatgcaggaacagaaaaccaaatactggaagttctcacttataagtgggagctaaatgatgagaacacatgggcacaaagaggggaacaacacacagggGCCTACTTgaagggggagggtgggaggagggagagaatgagaaaatTAACTGTTGaatactaggcttagtacctgggtgatgaaataatctgtacaacaaactcctgaGACATGagtttacatatataacaaacctgcacatgtacccctgaacctaaaataaaagttaaaaaaaatttgatgaaGTGGGCAAGATGTTTCAAAGAAAGTAACACATTGAAAAGTTCCAAGAAATCTTAGGGTAGATTATGGTGCATTGGGCAAAATCctgttgcttttattttactatattgtATCAGACCTCTGTTTTACATCACTTCAGATCTTTGCCTCACCTGTCTCTTGCTCTAGCCACCACTTCAGTGGCCATCCTGCATGGGCTCCATCTACTTTCTTGCAAGTGTAACCTAAGAATGTCTCATTTTGTGCCTTTGCTGTTTGCTTCTCACCTCTAGTCTGGGAATTTCTTGTTGATTACTGAGATAGAAAATGCTGGGACATCTCCCGGTGCACAGGTATGTGTGTACCTGGAAGTACAGAAGAGATAATGGCCCCTGGagtaaaaaaatctaaattaggTTTGATTACACTCCACAAGGCATGCTTGTTCCATGTGTGGGTTACAGCTGTTTCTTTACAATTCTCATGGCTGGCTAGGGGCAAATCCTGGTCATAATTACCTGAAACACTCATTGTCCTTAGAatgatgaacttttaaaaaatgtaaattgctGTTGTAATGAGGCCACAGAGTCTGTGTTGTGTGCTCCACCCACTTCTGGTTGTATATAAAGGTCTCAGGGCAGAAGATGACATTCAGACTTCAGAATCGCCCACCTGCTTCTCTACTGAACTACTAAACACCCATCTCTAGACACCATGTGTTGCAACTACTACAGAAACTCATGTGGTAGCTGTGGCTATGGCTCTGGCTATGGCTATGGCTATGGCTCTGGCTACGGCTGTGGCTATGGTTCTGGCTACGGCTGTGGCTATGGCTCTGGCTATGGCTGTGGTTATGGCTCTGGCTACGGCTGTGGTTATGGCTCTGGCTATGGCTGTGGATATGGCTCCAACTATGGTTGTGGATACGGCTCTGGCTACGGCTCTAGCTCTAGTTGCTGTGGCTACCGGCCATTTTGCTATAGAAGATGTTATTCTTGCTGCTAGAAAATAACTGCTGTGGACCTTTTCTTCCAAAAGGACCATTTCAAGGCCATTTCCGTTTCAATGTCCTACAATTCCATCAAGATTCTACGGAATAGAGAGCAGTCAGAACCTGCAGAAAATAGATCATCTTATGAAATCCTGCTTACTATTGTGGGGGCCTGAGTTACCCCATGATGTTTCTGGAAGACAGAAGACCTAACTCTGGCCATGGTCCAAATGTAAACCTACTACCttcttattttatgtttctatattgtaactatttccaaataaacatGTTTCATTGGTCCTAacaagtttttctattttttttttgttgtttcaggcATGCTATTGACTTACACTTTTGTCTTATATTTGTATGATGTCTTCAAAGATTGGGTGGGCTAATGCTAAGCTGCTCTTTCTAATTGTGCTTTCCATTCTGCTTGGTCCATGCCTGTGACGTACTAGATGTCACGTATTTTATAGTCCCTGAAAAAATGGCTGCTTATTGGCTGAGTCTTCtgttcttcattcattttcattaaggGTTTGTTCTTAAGTATTTGTGTTTCATGACTCTGGGTCTATCAATTTTTTCCACATTAACGAGCAATAACGCACTCATCAATATAtgtgcgtgcacgcacacacgcgcgcacacacacacacacacagaatgccACAGAAAAGCCTGCTTTAGGAAAATGCTAATGGCACAAAAATGGGTTGGAATGGAAGAGACAGAAAGGTTAAAATGTAAGTATAATAACGATTTGGATACTAGTTAAAGAGATCTACACTTCAGTGTAGATAATGAAAAAGAACAGATGAACATCAGAGACTTGGTGAAGGTAGAACCTGTAAAATCTTAGACttcaatagagaaagaaaaaggagaaacatcTAGGgaagaaaatatctaaaaagtatatattttttccttagcACTTAGAATTGTGGGGAATTTGGGAtcgtatatatagttatatatcttCAGGACTGGTATTGGGAAATTAGTAAGACTAGTTTTGCAGATGTGCCCTGTGTTGTTGTTGAGAAACTAATTAGACTGAATGTGTAACAATGACATAAATTCCTCAACACAAGATCTCTTTTTAATATGTGACAGCATCTGAAACAAGAATTACTTCCTCATTAGGCGCTCTGTTATTGGACGTATTTAAACCTCGGTTggctctctctctcactgttaAGAGTTATTCTAGGAGGAAGTTACAAAGTCAGAAAGAGGTATGGAATTAATTGATCTTACGTATCCATTTTTACTTCCATCCTAATCTAGGATACTAAAGAAAGTGATTTGTGCTTTGAAACTTGATTGTGAAAATGGTGATGCTGTATTAAAAAAAAGGTACAGAATGAGAACTTTTATGTTTCTATATCTGGAAGGAGGGGCCAATTGTAATATGTCTGGCTGCAGAAATCTAATACTCATTTTGGATATAAAAAGACAGTCAGAACTGAAGTCAAGATTCAGCCACCCATGGTCAAATAAATTCTGTTCCCAGACACCCTtgattcttgaaaaaaaattgaagtcttGAGAAGTGGTAGGGCAAAAGGGCATGGATGAAGAGATTGTTTTCTTGAAGGTGTAGAATCACTTCTAAATTAGATAACCGTGAAGtctcatttatcaaatatttattgagctcctaatAAAACACATTTCATTATGTACTATGAACagtgaagtaaaatatttcatcctTGCTTTCCAAAAACATAGGAAAGGCATACAAGACCACAGGCTACAAAGATTGGAGTATTGCTATATAACAGTTACACACAGAAGTATTTGAGAAGTACAGGGGAATAAATCAGAAGAAGGGCCAGAactaagaaaaagtagaaagaaggatgaggaagctttctgaaaaagagaCAAATTTCTAGCTGAACTATGAAGGATGAATAGAAGTTGATCAATcatagaagaaagaaatatccttctaggcagggaagaaaaaaataaatatttagtgggtaaaatgtacattatttgagTGATGAATACAATAAAAACCCAGACTTTACTACTATGCAATATATCTGTgaaac encodes the following:
- the LOC103217287 gene encoding keratin-associated protein 21-1, coding for MCCNYYGNSCGYGSGYGCGYGSGYGCGYGSGYDCGYGTGYGCGYGCRFGSRYGCGYGTGYGCGYSSGSGYCGYQPFCFRRCYSSC